The segment AAGCCAAGCACAAGGGCCAGGGAAAACGGGCCAGGAAAGGGCCCAACGCCGCCCCTGCGCCCGAGCAACAGTCGCAATCCGTCAACCAAACCTGAACGGGTCTCCTTTCACTTGGCAGCCGGGCCATGGGCCGACAAGCATGTCGGTCCATGTCTTTTTCACATGCCATCGTTGTCGGCGGCGGGGCGGCCGGTTTTTTCGGCGCCATCACGTGCGCCGAGACCTTTCCCGGTCGGGAGGTCAGGCTGCTGGAGGCGACGGGGCATCTGCTGGCGAAGGTTCGGATATCCGGCGGGGGTCGATGCAATGTGACCCACGCCTGTTGGGAACCGCGGGAGCTGGTGAAACGCTACCCCCGGGGCTCCCGCGAACTTCTGGGAGCATTCTCACGCTGGCAGCCAAGGGACACGGTCGCGTGGTTCGAGGCCCGGGGGGTCGCCCTCAAGGCCGAAGAGGACGGGCGGATGTTCCCGACGACCGACGACTCCTCCACGATCGTGGGTTGCCTGGAAAAGGCAGCCCATGACGCCGGGGTCAAAATTGAGCTGCACGCAGCGGTGCGCGAGGTGACCGTGCATCCCGGAGGGTCGCCCCGGTTTACACTGGCGCTCACCGACGGCACCTCGCTCGCTTGCGATCGGCTGCTGATTGCCACCGGCGGCAACAAGTCCACCCTGCCGCTGCTTGCCCGTTTGGGACATGCCATCGAGCCACCGGTACCATCGCTTTTCACCTTTAACATCACGGATCCCCGCCTCGCCGGCCTCGCGGGATTGTCGGTGCCGAATGCCGCCACCTGGGTCGTCGGGACAAAGCTTCGCGAGCAGGGTCCCGTACTCGTGACCCACTGGGGCCTGAGCGGACCGGGGATCCTGAAGCTCTCGGCCTGGGGGGCCCGCGAACTCGCGTCCCTGCACTACCGTTTCCCACTTCGTGTGAACTGGCTCGGCACTCAGTCTGTGGAGAAGGCGAAGGAACAACTGGCCGCCGAGCGCGTGCAGCACCCGAAGCGGCAACTCGCCACAGCCAATCCCTTCGGGCTGCCCGGCCGCCTGTGGGAAAAACTCCTGCATCATGTCGGGGCTGCTCCGGATCTGCAATGGGCAGGCGCAGGCAACGCCCTGCTGGCAAAGCTGGCAAACGAGCTCTGCGGCGCGGAGTTTGCGGTGGAGGGCAAGAGCACCAACAAGGAGGAATTTGTCACCTGCGGCGGTGTGAGGCTGAGTGAGGTTGATTTCAAAACCTTGGAAAGTCGCGTTTGCCCCGGCCTGCACTTTGCCGGTGAGGTGCTCGATATCGACGGAATCACCGGCGGATTTAACTTCCAAGCCGCCTGGACGACCGCGCGCCTTGCAGGGCTGGCAATGGGGCCGCTTTCGCAAGCTCGCTCGACAGCCGTGTAAATCCACCCTTGTCTGCACGAGATGCTCTCGTATTGGCAGTTGCTGCTCCTGCTCGTGCCCGTATTCGCATTGATCGCGATCGGGGTCGCCACGCGGAAGGCGGGATGGCTGACGACCGAGGCGGATTCCAGCCTGCTGAAGCTGGTATTCAACTGCCTGTACCCGTGCCTCATCTTCGAGAATGTGGTGAACAACCCGGCGCTGAAAGACCCGCGCAACCTCATCGCCGCGCCCACGCTCGGCTTTGCCTGCATGTCAGCGTGCTTCCTCCTGGCCTACTGGATCGCGGGATTGGCCGGCATGACGAAGGGCCACGGGCGACGAGCGTTCGGTTATGCGGTCGGGATAAACAACTTCGGATACATGCCAATCCCGCTCATGGCCGGCCTGTTCGGGAAAGATAGCCTCGGCACGCTGCTCGTTCACAATGTCGGCTGCGAGGCGGCGATCTGGACGGTCGGCATTTTCCTGCTCTCGGGGGTCTCGTTGCGAGAGGGGTGGAGGCGGATCATCAACGCACCTGTACTTTCCTTGATTGCCGGTCTGGTTGGAAACCAGCTCGACCTCGGCTCGCGGATACCGATTCCGCTGGCAGAAACCATCCACGCCTGCGCGGTCTGTGCGGTTCCCGTCGGCCTGATCCTCACCGGGGCTGTGCTTGCCGAATTCCTCGTCGAACCACGTGCCCTTGTCGACCGCCTGACCACGCCGCTTTCCATCGTGCTTCGCCTGGGCCTTTTCCCGTTCATCTACCTGGGTGCCGCCCTGCTGCTTCCCCTGACCGTGGAAATGCAGCGCGTCCTGATCGTACAGGCAGCGATGCCCTGCGGGGTCATGATGATTGCAATTATCAAGCATCAGGGAGGGCACACCCTTACCGGCGTCAGGGCCATGATCGGGACCACCGCTTTGGGGATATTCACGATTCCTCTTTGGTTGAAGGTAGGCCTCGCTTGGATACCCTGAGAATTTCAACCCACCACCCGCATTATGGAATGGATTACTGACCCAAACATCTGGATCGCACTGCTCACACTGACAGCGCTCGAAATCGTACTCGGCATCGACAACATCATTTTCATCTCGATCCTCACCGGAAAGCTACCGCCGGAAGAACAGGCAAAGGCTCGCAAGATCGGCCTGAGCCTGGCGTTGATCACGCGTATTCTGCTGCTGTGCTCGATCGCCTGGATCATGCGCCTTTCCACACCACTCTTCACGCTGCCCGTATTCGACCGGCCGATCTCGGGCCGCGACCTGATCCTGTTGCTCGGCGGCCTCTTCCTTGTCGCAAAGAGTGTGATTGAGATCCACGAGAAGTTCGAAGCCCACGATGAGACAGTAAAGAACGTGCGTGCGAAGGCCTTCGGTAAAGTGATCTTCCAGATCCTGCTCCTCGACATCGTCTTCTCGCTGGATTCCGTGATCACCGCCGTTGGCATGGCCAATGAGATTGCAGTCATGATCGCCGCCGTGGTGATTGCCATGGGTGTCATGCTCGCATTCGCGGGCAGTATCAGTGACTTCGTGAACAAGCATCCCACGCTCAAGATGCTTGCCCTCGCATTTCTCATTTTGATCGGAATGACCCTTATTGGCGAGGCCATGGGCCACCATATCCCGAAGGGCTACATCTACTTCTCCATGGCTTTCGCCTTCGCGGTCGAAATGCTCAACCTGCGCCTGCGCATCAAGGGCGATAAGCCGGCGAAGCACTGATCTGCTTGTCCAGTGAGGCAGAGGCCCCCGCCCGCACCGGTACGGGCGGCAACGGCGGTCGCTTACACGAGACCCTCGGTCTCCGGAAACCCGTACCAGAGATTCATGATCTGGATCGCCTGCCCGCTCGCCCCCTTCTTCAGGTTATCCTCGGCTGCCGTGATGATGAAGTTCTTGGTCCGGGGATCGAAAACTGCCGACATGTCGACCCGGTTGGTGTCGACGACATGTGCGGTGTCGGGCGTCTCCCCTGAAGTAAGGATCTGGACGAACGGACGGCCCGAGTACGCTTTGTCCCACGCTGCGTAGAGCGACTCGATTGTAGCGCCGGGTGCAGCCGGCACCGTGATTGTCGTCGCTATGCCTCGCCTCATCGGCGCAAGGTGGGGGTTGAATTGAATCACCGTGGGTGCCCCGGTAAGCAGTGCGATCTGTTCCTCGACCTCGGCGAGGTGGCGGTGCTTGACGAGTCCGTACGCCTTCACGCTCTCCGCCCGCTCGACGAACAAGTACATCTCTTCGGCTTTCTTGCCCGCGCCCGATACGCCGCTGTAGGCGTTGATGACAATGTGGTCCCGTGAGATCACGCCGTCTTTCAGGAGGGGCACGAGTGGCACAAGCATGCTGGTCGGGTAGCAACCGGGGGCGGCCGCGAGCTTGATCTGGTTCTGCCAGCCATTCGCGGTCAGTTCAGGGAGAATGTAGCGGGCTTGCGGCAAAAGGTCCGGCGCATGATGTTTCCCATAGTACTTCTCGTAGGTATTCAGGTCCGCGATACGGAAATCGGCGCTCAGGTCGATGACGCGTTTCCCCGCCGGCACCAGCACCTTGGCATACTCCGCCGCCGCGCCATGAGGAAGGGCCAGGAAGAACAGCTCGATGTCGCTCATGGCGAGAGCCTCGGCATTGGAATCGACAAAACGCAGGCCGCGGTCCTGTCCGCGCAAGGCGGGGATCACCTGCGCCAGCGATTTGCCCGCTTGCGAGCGAGATGTGACGGCAGCGAGGTTCACCTTCGGGTGAGCGAGGAGCAGCTTGACCAGAAGTTCGCCGGAATAGCCTGATGCACCTATGACGCCTACTTTCATAGCCCTGAAGGAAGGTTACCAATTAAAGGTACTCAACCGTAAACAACGTGAGAGTGGAATGCAGGCTTGCTCCCGTGCGCAAGGGCCGGGTTAGCTGGAGGTCAACCCTACCTCCCACATCGGGTCCCGACCCCATCATGATCCCTGCGCGTAAGTTCTTCCATCATCCGCTGTTCTGGGTTCCGTCGCTCTACCTGGCGATGGGCATCCCGTTCAACGTCATCAACGGCACCGCCTCGACAATGTTCAAGTCGCTGGGCATTAGCGACGCGCAGAACACGGTCGCGCTGGGAAATATCATCCTGATGTGGTCGCTCAAGCCGTTCTGGGCTGCTTTTCTGGATATGTACCGCACGAAGCGGTTCTTCGTCCTCTCGATGGAGCTCGTGAGCGCCCTCCTGTTCGTTGGCGTGGCGATGTCGCTCCCCCTCGACAACTACTTCAAGGTTTGCATCTCCCTGCTCTGGGTCGCCTCGTTCGCTTCCGCCACCCAGGACATCTGCGGTGACGGTATTTACCTAACGAGCCTAAGCAAGCCCAAGCAGGCCTCGCTAGCCGGCGTACAAGGTATGGCCTGGAACCTTGGCAAGGTGCTCGCCACGGGTCTCTTCATCAGCTCGATGGAAGATCTCAGCAAAGTCTACAACTGGTCGGTGCAGACGATGTGGATGAACGTCTGGTTCACCTGCGCGGGGGTCATGGCATTCTTCTTTATCTACCACATATTTATCCTGCCAACGGGCTCGACAAGCGACCGCCCGGAAAGCACGAAGAAAGTGGTCGCGGAGTTCCTTCTCACGGCCGAGACATTCTTTCACAAGCGCGCGTTCTGGGGCATGATCGCCTTTGTCTTCCTCTACCGGATGGGCGAAGGCCTCATCCTTTCCGAAGGAAAGCTGTTTCTGCAGTCATCAATAGAGTCGGGCGGCCTGGGGTTGTCGGCTGGCCAGGTCGCACACATCGACGCGGTGTTTGGCACAGTCGCGTCAATCGTCGGTGGCATCCTCGGCGGGCTGTTCCTCGGAAAGCTCGGTCTGAAGAAGTCGCTGTGGATCCTTGGCCTTTGCCTCAACGTGC is part of the Opitutaceae bacterium genome and harbors:
- a CDS encoding NAD(P)/FAD-dependent oxidoreductase, whose amino-acid sequence is MSFSHAIVVGGGAAGFFGAITCAETFPGREVRLLEATGHLLAKVRISGGGRCNVTHACWEPRELVKRYPRGSRELLGAFSRWQPRDTVAWFEARGVALKAEEDGRMFPTTDDSSTIVGCLEKAAHDAGVKIELHAAVREVTVHPGGSPRFTLALTDGTSLACDRLLIATGGNKSTLPLLARLGHAIEPPVPSLFTFNITDPRLAGLAGLSVPNAATWVVGTKLREQGPVLVTHWGLSGPGILKLSAWGARELASLHYRFPLRVNWLGTQSVEKAKEQLAAERVQHPKRQLATANPFGLPGRLWEKLLHHVGAAPDLQWAGAGNALLAKLANELCGAEFAVEGKSTNKEEFVTCGGVRLSEVDFKTLESRVCPGLHFAGEVLDIDGITGGFNFQAAWTTARLAGLAMGPLSQARSTAV
- a CDS encoding MFS transporter is translated as MIPARKFFHHPLFWVPSLYLAMGIPFNVINGTASTMFKSLGISDAQNTVALGNIILMWSLKPFWAAFLDMYRTKRFFVLSMELVSALLFVGVAMSLPLDNYFKVCISLLWVASFASATQDICGDGIYLTSLSKPKQASLAGVQGMAWNLGKVLATGLFISSMEDLSKVYNWSVQTMWMNVWFTCAGVMAFFFIYHIFILPTGSTSDRPESTKKVVAEFLLTAETFFHKRAFWGMIAFVFLYRMGEGLILSEGKLFLQSSIESGGLGLSAGQVAHIDAVFGTVASIVGGILGGLFLGKLGLKKSLWILGLCLNVPHFTFVYLSQQGAWHHGLDFATIATLVSIEKFGYGFGFIGNMVYMMQQFAPGRFTMTHYAFATSLMNLVLVPTTMISGPLAEWLGFSTFFFVVMFASVPSVWAAWKAPFPLEEKDDGAADDGHIVITPDDPTRLSDGEKVVQKIAGVASIYAMLHILTILIVDAWALGRMQGHSEGVAWFPLMVLGASAALKLFLSFNTFRHATRAALASAAAPGNAYLANAGGAKKATWICIAIDVLLLAVALKLGT
- the argC gene encoding N-acetyl-gamma-glutamyl-phosphate reductase gives rise to the protein MKVGVIGASGYSGELLVKLLLAHPKVNLAAVTSRSQAGKSLAQVIPALRGQDRGLRFVDSNAEALAMSDIELFFLALPHGAAAEYAKVLVPAGKRVIDLSADFRIADLNTYEKYYGKHHAPDLLPQARYILPELTANGWQNQIKLAAAPGCYPTSMLVPLVPLLKDGVISRDHIVINAYSGVSGAGKKAEEMYLFVERAESVKAYGLVKHRHLAEVEEQIALLTGAPTVIQFNPHLAPMRRGIATTITVPAAPGATIESLYAAWDKAYSGRPFVQILTSGETPDTAHVVDTNRVDMSAVFDPRTKNFIITAAEDNLKKGASGQAIQIMNLWYGFPETEGLV
- a CDS encoding AEC family transporter — protein: MLSYWQLLLLLVPVFALIAIGVATRKAGWLTTEADSSLLKLVFNCLYPCLIFENVVNNPALKDPRNLIAAPTLGFACMSACFLLAYWIAGLAGMTKGHGRRAFGYAVGINNFGYMPIPLMAGLFGKDSLGTLLVHNVGCEAAIWTVGIFLLSGVSLREGWRRIINAPVLSLIAGLVGNQLDLGSRIPIPLAETIHACAVCAVPVGLILTGAVLAEFLVEPRALVDRLTTPLSIVLRLGLFPFIYLGAALLLPLTVEMQRVLIVQAAMPCGVMMIAIIKHQGGHTLTGVRAMIGTTALGIFTIPLWLKVGLAWIP
- a CDS encoding TerC family protein, whose product is MEWITDPNIWIALLTLTALEIVLGIDNIIFISILTGKLPPEEQAKARKIGLSLALITRILLLCSIAWIMRLSTPLFTLPVFDRPISGRDLILLLGGLFLVAKSVIEIHEKFEAHDETVKNVRAKAFGKVIFQILLLDIVFSLDSVITAVGMANEIAVMIAAVVIAMGVMLAFAGSISDFVNKHPTLKMLALAFLILIGMTLIGEAMGHHIPKGYIYFSMAFAFAVEMLNLRLRIKGDKPAKH